The Nitrosopumilus cobalaminigenes genome contains a region encoding:
- the thsB gene encoding thermosome subunit beta: protein MASIQQGPNGPVLVLKESALQQKGKDAQQNNIAAAKLVAQLVRSSLGPRGLDKMLVDSLGDVTITNDGATILKEIDVQHPAAKMMVEISKTVDNEVGDGTTSSVIFGGALLARAEDLLNKDVHSSTIIDGYQAASDKTLEIYSQLAKKIQPDDKASLLKIATTSMQSKLISEDSSFLSKIIVDAILSIATKKGDTYSVDLENIKVEKKAGGSIDDTQIVKGIVLDKEIVHSGMPTRIEKAKIALLNSALEIEKTELSSEIRITDPTQMQMFLEEENRMLKSMVDKLHDVGVNVLICQKGIDDISQHYLAKYGIMAVRRVKESDMIKLSKATGGRVISNLDDLSENDLGLADLAHQKKVESDKWVFIEGCKHPQSVTMLIRGGTQRVIDEVDRSIHDSLMVVKDVIEKPAIVAGGGAPEAFAASLLKDWADNFDGREQLAIKKYAEALETIPLTIAENAGMDPIDTMANLRAKQNQGQKWTGIDAKNMKIADMMGINVVEPIVVKEQIIKSATEAACMVLRIDDVIAISGAPGGGGMPPMG, encoded by the coding sequence ATGGCATCAATTCAACAAGGACCAAATGGACCTGTATTAGTACTCAAAGAGAGTGCTTTACAACAAAAAGGTAAAGATGCTCAACAAAACAATATTGCAGCCGCAAAATTAGTTGCACAATTAGTTAGAAGCAGTCTTGGACCTAGAGGCCTTGATAAAATGTTAGTTGATTCCTTAGGTGACGTTACAATTACAAATGATGGTGCCACAATTTTAAAAGAAATTGATGTTCAACACCCCGCAGCCAAAATGATGGTTGAAATTTCCAAAACTGTTGATAATGAAGTAGGAGATGGTACAACCTCTTCTGTAATTTTTGGTGGTGCACTATTGGCAAGAGCAGAGGATCTTCTAAACAAAGATGTACATTCTTCAACAATTATTGATGGATATCAAGCAGCATCCGATAAAACACTTGAAATTTACTCTCAACTGGCAAAGAAAATTCAACCTGATGATAAAGCATCTCTATTAAAAATTGCCACAACTAGTATGCAATCAAAATTAATTTCTGAAGATAGTTCATTCCTTTCAAAAATTATTGTTGATGCCATTCTTAGTATTGCTACAAAGAAAGGTGACACTTATTCTGTTGATCTTGAAAATATCAAAGTTGAAAAGAAAGCAGGCGGCTCAATTGATGATACACAAATTGTAAAAGGAATTGTTTTGGATAAAGAAATTGTTCATAGTGGAATGCCTACAAGAATTGAGAAAGCAAAAATTGCATTACTAAATTCTGCATTAGAAATTGAAAAAACTGAACTAAGTTCCGAAATCAGAATTACTGATCCAACACAAATGCAGATGTTCTTAGAAGAAGAAAATAGAATGCTAAAATCTATGGTTGACAAATTACATGATGTAGGAGTTAATGTCTTAATCTGTCAAAAAGGAATTGATGATATTTCACAACATTATCTTGCAAAATATGGAATTATGGCAGTACGTCGTGTAAAAGAAAGTGATATGATTAAACTTTCAAAAGCTACTGGCGGACGTGTAATTAGTAATCTTGATGATCTTTCAGAAAATGATCTTGGTCTTGCAGATTTAGCTCACCAAAAGAAAGTTGAGTCTGATAAATGGGTGTTCATTGAAGGATGCAAACATCCACAGTCTGTTACCATGTTAATTCGTGGTGGAACACAAAGAGTAATTGATGAAGTTGACCGTTCAATTCATGATTCTTTGATGGTCGTAAAAGATGTCATTGAAAAACCAGCAATTGTAGCCGGTGGCGGTGCTCCAGAAGCATTTGCAGCCTCATTACTCAAAGATTGGGCTGATAATTTTGATGGAAGAGAACAACTTGCAATTAAAAAATATGCAGAAGCACTAGAAACAATTCCTCTAACTATTGCTGAAAATGCTGGAATGGATCCAATTGATACTATGGCTAACCTTAGAGCAAAACAAAACCAAGGTCAAAAATGGACTGGAATTGATGCTAAAAATATGAAGATTGCAGATATGATGGGAATCAATGTGGTCGAACCAATTGTAGTTAAAGAACAAATTATCAAATCTGCAACTGAAGCAGCATGTATGGTTCTTAGAATCGATGATGTTATCGCTATATCTGGAGCTCCAGGTGGCGGCGGTATGCCTCCAATGGGCTAA
- a CDS encoding ROK family protein: MYKLGIDLGGTKTEAVLIDENLKVINKKRIQTPQNNYQKILDSITSLVNEISKNVENYSIGICTPGAISKQTGLIKNSNTQCLIGKSFQEDLEQNLNQKISMENDANCFAMAEATMGAAKDFDLVFGVILGTGVGGGIVIDKKLYPGRTNIGGEWGHHTLHREGNSCYCGKCGCVETYISGPALENQWKKLTGESKILPEIIMDLDNENGKKWKDEFLENFGYGLANVIDILDPDAVVLGGGLSNIDFLYTEGKESVHSKVFSDLVDTPILKNQLGDSAGVFGACML, encoded by the coding sequence ATGTACAAACTTGGTATAGATTTAGGTGGTACAAAAACTGAAGCTGTTCTGATAGATGAAAATCTAAAAGTAATTAATAAAAAAAGAATTCAAACTCCTCAAAATAATTATCAAAAAATTTTAGATTCAATTACATCTTTAGTAAACGAAATATCTAAAAATGTAGAAAACTATTCCATTGGAATTTGTACACCTGGAGCAATCTCTAAACAAACTGGGTTGATCAAAAACAGCAATACTCAATGTCTGATTGGAAAATCATTCCAAGAAGATTTAGAACAAAATCTTAACCAAAAAATTTCTATGGAAAATGATGCAAATTGTTTTGCAATGGCTGAAGCAACAATGGGTGCTGCTAAAGATTTTGATTTAGTATTTGGTGTTATTTTAGGAACAGGTGTAGGTGGTGGAATTGTAATTGATAAAAAACTATACCCAGGAAGAACCAACATAGGAGGAGAATGGGGGCATCATACACTTCATCGTGAGGGCAATTCGTGCTATTGTGGGAAATGTGGATGTGTGGAGACCTACATTAGTGGTCCTGCACTTGAAAATCAATGGAAAAAATTAACTGGAGAATCAAAAATACTTCCAGAAATTATTATGGATTTAGATAATGAAAATGGAAAAAAATGGAAAGATGAATTTTTAGAAAATTTTGGGTATGGTCTTGCAAACGTAATTGATATTTTAGATCCAGATGCTGTTGTTTTAGGTGGTGGATTATCAAATATTGATTTTTTGTATACTGAAGGAAAAGAATCCGTTCACAGTAAAGTATTCTCAGATTTAGTTGATACGCCAATTTTGAAAAATCAATTAGGTGATTCAGCAGGTGTTTTTGGCGCCTGTATGTTGTGA
- a CDS encoding NTP transferase domain-containing protein — protein MIGLVMAGGKGTRMKLDGEKLLLQYKKPVILHVIDSLQNSNSFSKILAVTSSNSPKTKKLLQENNVETFDTSGLGYVEDLNSALKIIDDAVLVTSGDLPLLDMEIIQNIISHFDPKNIWTSILVTNKFLTSLGMESTYTVDFDNQKCHYTGISLINSKKISSLNNLKENYIIIDDKRIAFNLNSKEDFNLLSTT, from the coding sequence ATGATTGGTCTTGTAATGGCAGGTGGTAAAGGTACTAGAATGAAATTAGATGGAGAAAAATTATTACTTCAATACAAAAAACCTGTAATTCTTCATGTAATTGATTCATTACAGAATTCAAATTCTTTTTCAAAAATTTTAGCTGTAACAAGTTCTAATTCTCCTAAAACAAAAAAATTACTCCAAGAAAATAATGTTGAAACCTTTGATACTTCTGGACTTGGTTATGTGGAAGATCTTAATTCTGCATTAAAAATTATTGATGATGCAGTCTTAGTTACTTCTGGAGATTTACCGCTTTTAGATATGGAAATTATCCAAAACATTATCAGTCATTTTGATCCTAAAAATATTTGGACTAGTATTCTTGTTACTAACAAATTTTTAACTTCACTTGGTATGGAATCTACATACACTGTTGATTTTGATAACCAAAAATGTCATTATACTGGAATTTCTTTGATTAATTCAAAAAAGATTTCATCATTAAATAATTTAAAAGAAAATTATATTATAATTGATGATAAGAGAATTGCTTTTAATCTAAATTCTAAAGAAGATTTTAACTTACTCAGCACTACCTGA
- the guaA gene encoding glutamine-hydrolyzing GMP synthase — translation MDKIVVLDFGSQYSHLICRRIREFSVYAELVPYDISYEELQKLNPTGIIFSGGPSSVYSSNAPIPESKIFDMNLPLLGICYGHQLIVNKYGGKVKRANKEYGSSLLTIDSDKDLLNGVGESVRAWMSHGDEAEQIPDGFKVIGHTESAKAAAIASEEKSIYGIQFHPEVVHTEQGTEILKNFVLKVCGAKQDWTMEGFIDNAVEKISKIDGNVLCGVSGGIDSTVVALLIHKAIGDRLKCVFVNNGLLRYNEEKEVEEMFKNNFNVNFTAVNATDTFLGKLKGIEDPEKKRKIVGEEFIHVFTEFAEGNGPFKWLAQGTLYPDVIESGVSKGPAAVIKSHHNVGGLPDWLNLEILEPLRDLYKDEVRKIAKILQVPEKLFMRHPFPGPGLSVRIIGEVTPTKLEICKVASKIVEDELMEAGLYEKVWQAYAAVGDDRAVGVVGDERRYGNIVMIRVVDSIDAMTADWTRLPHGLLEKMSNRITNEIEDVTWVTYTISSKPPATIEPQ, via the coding sequence ATGGATAAAATTGTAGTTTTAGATTTTGGGTCACAATATAGTCACTTGATTTGTAGAAGAATCAGAGAATTTTCTGTGTATGCAGAACTTGTTCCATACGATATTAGTTATGAAGAATTGCAGAAACTAAATCCAACAGGAATAATTTTTTCAGGTGGTCCATCTAGTGTTTATAGTTCAAATGCACCAATTCCAGAAAGTAAAATTTTTGATATGAATTTACCATTACTTGGAATTTGTTATGGTCATCAATTGATTGTTAACAAATATGGAGGAAAGGTAAAGAGAGCAAACAAAGAATATGGTTCTTCATTACTTACAATTGACAGTGATAAAGATCTTCTAAATGGGGTTGGTGAATCAGTTAGAGCATGGATGAGTCATGGGGATGAAGCAGAGCAAATTCCAGATGGTTTCAAAGTAATTGGACATACAGAAAGTGCCAAAGCAGCTGCGATTGCATCAGAAGAAAAATCAATTTATGGAATTCAATTTCATCCAGAAGTAGTACATACAGAACAAGGTACAGAAATTCTCAAGAATTTTGTGTTAAAAGTTTGTGGGGCAAAACAGGATTGGACCATGGAAGGTTTTATCGATAATGCAGTTGAAAAAATTTCAAAAATTGATGGCAATGTTCTTTGTGGGGTAAGTGGAGGAATAGATTCTACAGTAGTAGCATTGTTAATTCACAAAGCAATTGGCGATAGACTAAAGTGTGTTTTTGTAAATAATGGTCTTTTACGGTATAATGAAGAAAAAGAAGTTGAAGAGATGTTCAAAAATAATTTCAATGTAAATTTTACAGCAGTAAATGCAACAGATACATTTCTTGGAAAACTAAAAGGAATAGAAGATCCTGAAAAGAAAAGAAAAATTGTAGGAGAAGAATTTATTCATGTTTTTACTGAATTTGCTGAAGGGAATGGACCTTTCAAATGGTTAGCACAAGGCACACTATATCCAGATGTAATTGAAAGTGGAGTATCAAAAGGACCAGCTGCAGTGATTAAATCGCATCACAATGTAGGAGGATTACCAGATTGGTTGAACTTGGAAATTTTAGAACCATTAAGAGATTTGTATAAAGATGAAGTGAGAAAAATTGCTAAAATTCTTCAAGTGCCAGAAAAACTTTTCATGAGGCACCCATTTCCAGGACCTGGTTTATCAGTTAGAATAATCGGAGAAGTAACACCAACTAAATTAGAAATTTGTAAAGTTGCTAGTAAAATTGTGGAAGATGAATTGATGGAAGCTGGTCTGTATGAAAAAGTGTGGCAGGCATATGCAGCAGTAGGAGATGACAGAGCAGTAGGAGTTGTCGGAGATGAACGAAGATATGGAAATATAGTCATGATTAGAGTTGTAGATTCAATTGATGCAATGACTGCAGATTGGACTAGATTACCACATGGATTACTAGAAAAAATGAGTAATAGGATAACAAATGAGATTGAAGATGTTACTTGGGTTACCTATACCATTTCAAGTAAACCTCCAGCAACCATAGAACCTCAATAG
- a CDS encoding 30S ribosomal protein S27e has protein sequence MKKDHVEIPKPSSKFQKVNCNECGELQVVYSHASTQIACNSCGNTISEPTGSKALINGKISGSAE, from the coding sequence ATGAAGAAAGATCACGTCGAAATTCCAAAACCTTCAAGTAAGTTTCAAAAAGTCAATTGTAATGAATGTGGTGAATTGCAAGTAGTTTATTCACATGCATCAACACAAATTGCATGTAATTCTTGTGGCAATACTATTTCAGAGCCAACAGGATCAAAAGCCCTGATAAATGGTAAAATCTCAGGTAGTGCTGAGTAA
- a CDS encoding DUF2024 family protein yields the protein MDFHVFDSYVKAKDGHTMHFDVVTDNSDVEKAIGFAKEWLKSIGEESAIVTTKECKFCHTQSVPEDMEIEIMTDGYSISKMEGCPN from the coding sequence ATGGATTTTCATGTTTTTGACTCATATGTAAAAGCAAAAGATGGACATACAATGCATTTTGATGTTGTAACTGACAATAGTGATGTTGAAAAAGCAATAGGTTTTGCAAAAGAATGGCTAAAATCAATTGGGGAAGAATCAGCAATAGTCACTACAAAAGAATGTAAGTTTTGTCATACTCAATCAGTTCCAGAAGATATGGAAATTGAAATAATGACAGATGGATATTCTATTTCAAAAATGGAAGGATGTCCAAATTAA
- the folP gene encoding dihydropteroate synthase: MAKIANVRVGGKNPVRIMGILNTSPESFYKKSVKTNKINIKNTVKLMEDQGADFIDIGGMSTAPYLSTTVSEKTESTRILNAITIIQNSSNLPISVDTCRAKVAKDALEYGVEIINDVSGLKFDKKMQDVVSKFSPSLILCAYDSKTVLGNSVTTTKKLLRDSLKIALKSQIPSDKIVLDPAIGFFRKTGKGPFYTKIKTDWLERDLSILKNLTSVKQNYPILISVSNKSFIGKFLGKDDPSDRLFGSIAAETVSVMNGADIVRTHNVEATKDAITIASALR; encoded by the coding sequence GTGGCAAAAATTGCAAACGTAAGGGTAGGAGGAAAGAATCCTGTGCGTATTATGGGGATTCTTAATACAAGTCCTGAATCTTTTTACAAAAAATCTGTCAAAACTAACAAAATCAATATAAAAAATACAGTCAAACTAATGGAAGATCAAGGCGCAGATTTTATAGATATTGGGGGAATGTCTACTGCACCATATCTATCTACCACAGTTTCAGAAAAAACTGAATCAACGCGTATTCTTAATGCAATTACAATAATTCAAAATTCTTCAAATCTTCCAATATCCGTAGATACATGTAGAGCAAAAGTTGCAAAAGATGCTTTGGAATACGGGGTTGAAATAATCAATGATGTTTCTGGATTAAAATTTGATAAAAAAATGCAAGATGTTGTTTCGAAATTTTCTCCTTCACTAATTTTATGTGCATATGATTCTAAAACAGTTCTTGGAAATTCTGTAACTACCACCAAAAAACTACTTAGGGATAGTTTGAAAATAGCATTAAAATCACAAATCCCTTCAGATAAAATTGTATTAGATCCTGCTATTGGATTTTTTAGAAAAACTGGAAAGGGACCATTTTACACAAAAATTAAAACAGATTGGTTGGAAAGAGATCTATCTATATTAAAAAATCTAACTTCTGTAAAACAAAACTATCCTATCTTGATCTCGGTTTCTAACAAATCATTCATAGGGAAATTTCTAGGAAAAGATGATCCATCTGATCGACTATTTGGATCCATTGCAGCAGAAACTGTTTCGGTAATGAATGGAGCTGATATTGTTCGTACTCATAATGTTGAGGCCACTAAAGATGCTATAACGATCGCCTCTGCATTAAGATAA
- the guaB gene encoding IMP dehydrogenase: protein MEFKEGLTFDDVLLVPKYSDITSRSQTDLTTKLSRNLSINIPFVSANMDTVTESSMAGAMARAGGIGIIHRFLTIKEQANEVLKVKRSGSVMIENPYSISADKSIEDALDYAEDKEISGLLVVDSNSKLIGIVTERDLLFANKENKIKDVMTKDVITAKLGVTLEESKEILHKHRIEKLPIVDDSGIVKGLITSKDITNNADFPNASKDGKGRPLVGAAVGVKGDFLERSESLLEAGADVLVVDIAHGHSENAISTVKNIKKAFPNCELIAGNIATAQGAEDLIKAGVDAVKVGVGSGSICITRVITGSGVPQLTAVMDCAKIGNDHGIPIISDGGTRTSGDATKALASGASTVMVGSMLGGTDESPGTVLTKNGKRFKVYRGMASLAASIGRKSKETGSMSLDDDLNDYVAEGVEAMVPYKGTVTDILKQLTGGVRSGLSYCGAHTIPQMQENAEFIKMSRAGFAESQPHDVSLM from the coding sequence TTGGAATTCAAAGAAGGATTAACTTTTGACGATGTTCTTCTCGTACCCAAATATTCTGATATTACTAGTAGAAGCCAAACAGATCTAACAACAAAGTTATCTCGAAATCTCTCAATTAACATTCCATTTGTGAGTGCAAATATGGATACTGTGACTGAATCATCTATGGCAGGTGCTATGGCGCGTGCAGGAGGAATAGGTATCATTCATAGATTTTTGACCATTAAGGAGCAAGCAAATGAAGTTCTCAAAGTAAAACGATCAGGCAGTGTAATGATTGAAAACCCATACTCAATTTCTGCAGATAAATCTATTGAGGACGCTTTAGATTATGCTGAAGATAAAGAAATCTCTGGACTCTTAGTAGTTGATTCTAATTCTAAATTGATAGGTATTGTAACTGAAAGAGATTTACTATTTGCAAATAAAGAAAATAAAATTAAAGATGTGATGACTAAAGATGTTATTACTGCAAAACTTGGAGTCACTTTAGAAGAATCAAAAGAAATTCTACATAAACATAGAATTGAAAAGTTACCAATTGTTGATGATTCAGGAATTGTTAAAGGTTTGATTACAAGCAAGGACATTACAAATAATGCTGATTTTCCAAATGCATCAAAAGATGGTAAAGGAAGACCATTGGTTGGAGCAGCTGTTGGAGTAAAAGGTGACTTTTTAGAAAGAAGTGAATCTCTTTTGGAAGCAGGTGCTGACGTACTTGTTGTTGATATTGCTCATGGACATAGTGAAAATGCAATTAGTACTGTTAAAAATATCAAAAAAGCATTTCCAAATTGTGAATTAATTGCAGGAAATATTGCAACTGCTCAAGGGGCTGAAGATTTGATTAAAGCTGGAGTTGATGCAGTAAAAGTTGGTGTAGGTTCTGGTTCTATTTGTATTACAAGAGTAATTACTGGTTCCGGTGTACCACAGTTAACTGCGGTAATGGATTGTGCAAAAATTGGCAATGATCATGGAATTCCAATAATATCTGATGGTGGAACAAGAACCTCTGGTGATGCAACTAAAGCATTAGCTTCTGGTGCTTCTACTGTTATGGTAGGTAGTATGCTTGGAGGAACTGATGAGTCACCAGGAACAGTATTGACTAAAAATGGTAAACGATTCAAAGTTTATCGTGGAATGGCATCATTAGCTGCATCTATTGGAAGAAAATCTAAAGAAACAGGCTCAATGTCACTAGATGATGATTTGAATGATTATGTTGCAGAAGGTGTTGAGGCAATGGTTCCATACAAAGGAACTGTAACTGATATTTTAAAACAGTTAACTGGAGGAGTACGTTCTGGTTTAAGTTACTGTGG
- a CDS encoding 6-hydroxymethylpterin diphosphokinase MptE-like protein: MMILGWKKRYSEILKEFKYNEKMDNESAIILNSILKKSDINKKIMKLLKGKTVLVIGSGPSLSYAIPKLKKYKKIVKIAADSSLKPLVENGIIPDIVVTDLDGDEKVLEKIGKTKSIFVVHAHGDNLKKMEIVKKFKNCTGTTQTTPFGKIENFGGFTDGDRGVFLANHFQANKIILFGMDFGERIGKFSETKKGDRKIKLLKLKKGESLLKWLSTFTKCELFTTSKAIKGFKKISYKELDIIIT; this comes from the coding sequence ATGATGATTTTAGGTTGGAAGAAAAGATACTCTGAGATTTTAAAAGAGTTCAAGTATAATGAAAAAATGGATAATGAATCAGCCATTATTTTAAATTCAATTTTAAAAAAATCTGATATAAACAAAAAAATTATGAAATTACTTAAAGGAAAAACAGTTTTAGTTATTGGATCAGGGCCATCTTTATCATATGCTATTCCAAAATTAAAAAAATATAAAAAAATTGTAAAAATAGCTGCAGATAGTTCTCTTAAACCACTTGTGGAAAATGGGATCATTCCAGATATTGTTGTAACAGATTTAGATGGAGATGAAAAAGTACTTGAAAAAATTGGAAAAACAAAATCAATTTTTGTTGTACATGCACATGGGGATAATTTAAAAAAAATGGAAATTGTAAAAAAATTCAAAAATTGTACTGGAACAACCCAAACTACACCGTTTGGTAAAATTGAAAACTTTGGAGGTTTTACAGATGGAGATAGAGGAGTTTTTTTAGCAAATCATTTTCAAGCAAATAAAATCATTTTATTTGGAATGGATTTTGGAGAAAGAATAGGGAAATTTTCTGAAACTAAAAAAGGAGATAGGAAAATTAAATTATTGAAATTGAAAAAAGGGGAATCTCTTTTGAAATGGCTATCTACATTTACAAAATGTGAATTATTTACTACGTCAAAGGCAATTAAAGGATTCAAAAAAATATCATACAAAGAACTGGATATTATAATTACCTAG
- a CDS encoding adenine deaminase: MGDKKADLILKNCNLLSVYTREIIPKIQIAIVNDRIAYVGPDASHTVGPKTITIDVKGKYASPGFADPHLHIDQFVLPSEFAKKALLCGVTSLFSDPIDIVSVAGNRGFNEFLKLGENLPLRIFQVVPGGLPVDGKFSNSKSLTLQQEKSAVKHPHVLGMGEVFSWTKVTLREPKTMKSLSAMLECDCIINGHTAGASEKKLNAYVSSGVLSCHEPINFDQVLERLRLGMWIMIREGSIRRDLKEIIPRVLSHGTYLNRLMFCSDGLDPLDISKFGHIDHCIRESIKLGLKPIDAITMASKNNFDYYNMGKDLGGIAPGKLADILIFDDLKSFKPNKVFVGGKLVVSNGQIVTPIKKKIISPWIKKTVKLKNFSKNDFLIKSKKKDVIANTIYMQTEIITKLGSTELHSKDGNVAASLDSDIWKVAAFDRIHGTNRHSIGFLENFGADIGAFASTWSFHENDMIVIGSNDSDMAIASNHLIKNQGGLVAVKSGKVLASLPLQLGGIISTDSFEKVSSNFEKINTTIVDAGSKFSRPHLIPLFLPFLALPSVRILSGGIVDVKKRSYISPIK; this comes from the coding sequence ATGGGTGATAAGAAGGCCGATCTCATTTTAAAAAATTGCAATTTGTTATCTGTCTATACTAGAGAAATTATTCCAAAAATTCAGATTGCTATTGTAAATGATAGAATTGCATATGTTGGTCCTGATGCATCACATACAGTTGGTCCCAAGACTATTACAATTGATGTAAAAGGGAAATATGCAAGTCCTGGATTTGCAGATCCTCATTTGCATATTGATCAATTTGTATTACCATCTGAATTTGCAAAAAAGGCTTTACTTTGTGGCGTTACATCTCTGTTTTCTGATCCAATTGATATTGTTAGCGTTGCCGGTAATCGAGGTTTTAATGAATTTCTTAAACTTGGTGAAAATCTCCCCCTCCGAATCTTTCAAGTAGTTCCAGGCGGTTTACCTGTAGATGGAAAATTCAGTAATAGTAAATCCTTAACTTTACAACAAGAAAAATCTGCAGTTAAACATCCTCATGTTCTTGGAATGGGAGAAGTTTTTTCATGGACTAAAGTTACTTTACGTGAACCAAAAACTATGAAATCGCTTTCAGCAATGTTGGAATGTGATTGTATAATTAATGGACATACTGCTGGGGCAAGTGAAAAAAAACTTAACGCATATGTTTCATCTGGAGTGTTGTCTTGTCACGAACCAATTAATTTTGATCAAGTTTTAGAAAGATTACGTTTAGGAATGTGGATAATGATTAGAGAAGGTTCCATTAGACGTGATTTGAAAGAAATCATTCCACGTGTTTTGTCCCATGGAACATATCTTAATCGTTTGATGTTTTGTTCAGATGGGCTTGATCCCCTTGATATTTCAAAATTTGGACATATTGATCATTGTATACGTGAATCAATTAAACTTGGTCTAAAACCAATTGATGCAATTACAATGGCATCAAAGAATAATTTTGATTATTATAATATGGGTAAAGATCTTGGTGGAATCGCACCTGGAAAATTAGCAGATATTCTAATTTTTGATGACTTGAAATCATTCAAACCAAACAAAGTATTCGTCGGAGGAAAACTTGTAGTATCTAATGGGCAAATTGTAACTCCTATCAAAAAGAAAATAATTTCTCCTTGGATTAAAAAAACTGTAAAATTAAAAAATTTCTCAAAAAATGATTTTCTAATAAAATCCAAAAAGAAAGATGTAATTGCAAATACTATCTATATGCAAACTGAAATAATTACAAAATTGGGTTCGACTGAACTCCATTCAAAGGATGGCAATGTAGCTGCTTCCTTAGATTCTGATATATGGAAAGTTGCAGCATTTGATAGAATTCATGGAACGAATAGACATTCAATTGGATTTCTTGAAAATTTTGGAGCAGATATAGGAGCTTTTGCTTCAACATGGAGTTTTCATGAAAATGACATGATTGTAATAGGTTCAAATGATTCTGATATGGCAATAGCATCCAACCATCTAATCAAAAATCAAGGAGGACTTGTGGCAGTTAAATCTGGAAAAGTTCTTGCTTCGCTTCCATTACAGCTTGGAGGAATTATTTCAACTGATTCTTTTGAAAAAGTCTCATCTAATTTTGAAAAAATTAATACTACAATTGTAGATGCTGGTTCAAAATTTTCTCGACCTCATTTAATTCCTTTATTCTTGCCTTTTCTTGCTTTACCCTCAGTAAGAATACTTTCTGGGGGAATTGTTGATGTGAAAAAACGTAGCTACATTTCACCGATCAAGTAA
- a CDS encoding 50S ribosomal protein L44e codes for MNIPKVIRKYCAKCKTHTEQKVSIYKAGKRRGSARGERRHAERKQGYGGQKFPKLAKPAKVTKKVTPLMTCTVCKKKYNKKGVRIKKFELVAA; via the coding sequence ATGAACATCCCTAAGGTGATCCGAAAGTATTGTGCCAAATGTAAAACACATACTGAACAAAAGGTCTCCATTTACAAGGCTGGAAAAAGACGTGGTTCTGCAAGAGGTGAACGTAGACACGCAGAGCGTAAACAGGGATATGGTGGACAGAAATTCCCAAAATTAGCAAAACCAGCCAAAGTTACAAAGAAAGTTACTCCTCTTATGACATGTACAGTTTGTAAAAAGAAATACAATAAAAAAGGCGTTAGAATTAAGAAGTTTGAGTTGGTAGCAGCATGA